In Natrinema pellirubrum DSM 15624, the following proteins share a genomic window:
- a CDS encoding ABC transporter ATP-binding protein, which translates to MARDSSLNEDESVRARPIGDGADRTATPSSVAVRCEGVTHEYGTRSTASRTVTALRDVSFEVATGDVVGLVGPSGSGKSTALHVIGGLLEPSDGTVDVLGTDLTALSGAQRTRLRRDHIGFVFQQFHLLPALPARDNVALPLIERGVSRGERQRRAAELLEQVGLEDRMDHLPSELSGGEQQRVAIARALVADPAVVLADEPTGELDTGTGARVLELLVDVADERTVLVATHDERAMAVTDRVLRLLDGEVRQTGQFNE; encoded by the coding sequence ATGGCCCGCGACTCATCTCTGAACGAGGACGAAAGCGTCCGAGCACGGCCGATCGGCGACGGTGCCGATCGAACGGCGACTCCGTCGTCGGTCGCCGTCCGCTGTGAGGGGGTGACGCACGAGTACGGGACCCGGTCGACGGCGTCGCGGACCGTCACGGCTCTCCGCGACGTCTCGTTCGAGGTCGCCACCGGTGACGTCGTGGGTCTCGTGGGTCCGAGCGGAAGCGGCAAATCGACGGCACTCCACGTCATCGGCGGCCTCCTCGAGCCGAGCGACGGCACCGTCGACGTACTCGGGACAGACCTCACGGCGCTCTCCGGAGCGCAGCGGACGCGATTGCGGCGCGATCACATCGGGTTCGTCTTTCAGCAGTTTCACCTGCTGCCGGCGCTTCCCGCTCGGGACAACGTCGCCTTGCCACTGATCGAACGCGGCGTGTCACGGGGCGAGCGGCAGCGGCGAGCGGCCGAGCTACTCGAGCAGGTCGGTCTCGAGGATCGAATGGACCATCTGCCGAGCGAGCTGAGCGGTGGTGAGCAACAGCGCGTCGCGATAGCGCGGGCGTTGGTCGCCGACCCAGCGGTCGTTCTGGCCGACGAACCTACGGGCGAGCTGGACACGGGAACCGGAGCGCGAGTCCTGGAGCTCCTCGTCGACGTCGCAGACGAACGGACAGTACTCGTCGCGACGCATGACGAGCGCGCGATGGCAGTGACCGACCGCGTTCTTCGACTCCTCGACGGGGAGGTACGGCAGACGGGGCAGTTCAATGAGTGA
- a CDS encoding RNA-guided endonuclease InsQ/TnpB family protein yields the protein MLETTRTYVARITNHQQVRDDLDQFGFSVSKLWNVGRYYIHQRWDETGEIPDEAELKSELKDHERYSDLHSQSSQRVLEELAEAFTGWYNSDDGNNPPGYRKRGNDHPRSTVTWKKRAIKHDEKHDQLRLSKGFNLKESRSDFILAEYETRPDVEVENIQQVRAVWNGDGWELHLVCKKEISVENAPGDNTAGIDLGISNYLAIDYEDGASELYPGNVLKEDKHYFTREEYQTEGENGPSKRARKARQKLSRRKDHFFHTLSKHIVERCVEESVERIAVGDLSDIRENENGDSRNWGASGNKKLHGWEFDRFTNLLEYKAEEHGILVDRVDEENTSKACSCCGQIRDSNRVERGLYVCSSCGTTMNADVNGAVNIRRRITQSPPTGDMSNGWLAQPGVFLFDRESGSFNTREQGDCKP from the coding sequence ATGCTGGAGACGACCCGCACCTACGTCGCACGCATCACGAACCACCAACAGGTTCGTGACGATCTTGACCAGTTCGGGTTCTCCGTATCCAAACTGTGGAACGTCGGTCGCTACTACATCCATCAGCGGTGGGACGAAACCGGCGAAATACCCGACGAAGCCGAACTCAAATCGGAGCTGAAAGACCACGAACGCTACAGTGACCTTCATTCGCAGTCCAGTCAGCGAGTTCTCGAAGAACTTGCTGAGGCGTTCACCGGCTGGTACAACTCCGACGACGGCAACAACCCACCCGGCTACCGGAAACGTGGCAACGACCACCCGCGCTCCACCGTCACGTGGAAGAAACGAGCCATCAAGCACGACGAGAAACACGACCAACTCCGCCTCTCGAAAGGCTTCAACCTGAAAGAGAGTCGGTCTGACTTCATCCTCGCGGAGTACGAAACCCGCCCCGACGTAGAAGTCGAGAACATCCAGCAGGTACGTGCCGTCTGGAACGGAGACGGGTGGGAACTACACCTCGTCTGTAAGAAAGAGATTTCAGTCGAAAACGCGCCGGGTGACAACACGGCGGGTATTGACCTCGGTATCAGCAACTACCTCGCCATCGACTACGAAGACGGGGCGAGCGAGCTGTATCCGGGGAACGTGCTGAAAGAGGACAAGCACTACTTCACCCGCGAGGAGTACCAGACCGAAGGCGAGAACGGGCCGTCGAAACGTGCGCGGAAGGCTCGACAGAAACTCTCCCGACGCAAAGACCACTTCTTCCACACCCTGTCGAAACACATCGTTGAGCGGTGTGTCGAAGAAAGCGTGGAGAGGATAGCGGTTGGCGACCTCAGTGACATCCGCGAGAATGAGAACGGCGATTCGCGGAACTGGGGTGCGTCGGGGAACAAGAAACTCCACGGATGGGAGTTTGACCGCTTCACGAACCTGCTCGAATACAAGGCCGAGGAACACGGCATCCTCGTTGACCGTGTAGACGAGGAGAACACCTCAAAGGCGTGTTCGTGTTGCGGGCAGATTCGTGACTCGAATCGCGTGGAGCGCGGTCTGTACGTCTGTTCGTCGTGCGGGACGACAATGAACGCGGACGTGAACGGTGCGGTGAACATCCGCCGAAGGATAACTCAGAGTCCTCCGACAGGGGATATGAGTAACGGCTGGTTGGCACAGCCCGGAGTCTTCCTGTTCGACCGCGAGAGCGGGTCGTTCAACACGAGAGAACAGGGAGACTGTAAACCCTAA
- a CDS encoding ABC transporter permease has translation MTVALIAVTIALLVIVTGIAAGIAADSPDESEADVRIVPAGGGTLSSVIDVETAQLGAVHETSATLDEREDVAYATPVLVEAVRIGVDGSSETETVLAMGVVPPAEPTTIEGVSTASLEPGDPHFANGTYDGARTGEVVLTDEAATAINASEGDSLQVGSSMPAATLRRGYTSGGPEYTATAIEDTGANGVSGELPLVMVHLSELQSISGADNDDLADQILVKTGPDASTATVESAAADAYPNATVQTGDDGQLASIRSNDFALATSLVALIVAVVICSLFVATSAALTIDKDRQTIAVFAAIGFSTRSRLAIVAVTTLSLTLAGALVGIVLGTVGVSITNYVATATIAPEPIATLRPAFGLYAVAVALIAGVLALPYPLYLVARTNVVAELGR, from the coding sequence GTGACGGTCGCTCTCATCGCCGTTACGATCGCCCTCCTGGTGATCGTGACCGGAATCGCCGCCGGTATTGCGGCCGATTCACCTGACGAGAGCGAAGCCGACGTTCGTATCGTTCCAGCTGGCGGCGGGACGCTCTCGTCGGTCATCGACGTCGAGACCGCGCAACTCGGAGCCGTTCACGAGACGTCCGCGACGCTCGATGAGCGCGAGGACGTCGCGTACGCGACACCGGTTCTCGTCGAAGCGGTCCGTATCGGTGTCGATGGGAGCAGCGAAACGGAGACCGTACTCGCGATGGGCGTCGTCCCGCCAGCCGAGCCGACCACGATAGAGGGGGTGTCGACTGCTTCACTCGAGCCGGGGGATCCTCATTTCGCGAACGGAACGTACGACGGCGCTCGGACCGGTGAAGTCGTGCTGACGGACGAAGCAGCCACCGCGATCAACGCCTCGGAAGGTGATTCCCTCCAGGTCGGGAGTTCGATGCCGGCTGCGACACTCCGTCGAGGGTATACGAGTGGTGGACCCGAGTACACTGCGACCGCGATCGAAGACACGGGAGCCAACGGCGTAAGCGGTGAGCTGCCGCTCGTCATGGTTCATTTGAGCGAGCTACAGTCGATCTCGGGGGCCGACAACGATGATCTGGCCGATCAGATACTCGTGAAAACCGGACCGGACGCGTCGACGGCCACGGTCGAATCGGCGGCAGCGGACGCCTATCCGAACGCGACGGTCCAAACGGGTGACGACGGTCAGTTGGCGTCGATCCGGAGTAACGATTTCGCGCTCGCCACGAGTCTGGTCGCGTTGATCGTCGCAGTCGTGATCTGTTCGCTGTTCGTCGCAACCTCGGCGGCACTGACAATTGACAAGGACCGGCAGACGATCGCCGTGTTCGCAGCGATTGGCTTCTCGACCCGGTCCCGGCTCGCGATCGTCGCGGTTACGACGTTGAGCCTGACACTAGCCGGCGCGCTAGTCGGCATTGTCCTCGGAACCGTTGGCGTCTCGATCACGAACTACGTCGCCACGGCGACCATCGCGCCGGAGCCGATCGCGACGCTCCGTCCCGCGTTCGGACTCTACGCCGTCGCCGTCGCGCTGATCGCTGGCGTCCTGGCGCTTCCGTATCCGCTCTATCTCGTCGCACGAACGAACGTTGTCGCTGAACTGGGACGATAA
- a CDS encoding DUF4350 domain-containing protein yields the protein MSWHGGLFGDGDGVEWPRVLLLVLVVTVVVTLGTAAATSSTAFGPYNPAWDGSSDFRQDIETDSSVERHLVSDTVQYDHLPANDTVAFVTAPDERYDEDDAERVREFVAEGGTLVVLENFGDSGNALLSAVGAEARADGQLLRDEQHHFRGPTMPVATNVTNHTSTTGVDQLTLNYATAVDPGNATVLVRTSDFAYLGPEDDDLDEQNDLRSYPVATVENVSEGRVVVVGDPSISINAMYDEPDNAAFVRGLYADADHVIIDRSHDAAVPPLTATLLAIRNSPLLQLLVGTLGIGLVGLFSRYGMRSGLETVQSRLPARVRRSDRRDRTSATPGLSDTERAEYLRRRYPDWDEEQVQRVITALNHPRSEGEADE from the coding sequence ATGAGCTGGCACGGGGGCCTGTTCGGCGACGGGGACGGCGTCGAGTGGCCGCGCGTTCTCCTGCTCGTCCTCGTCGTCACCGTCGTCGTCACGCTCGGCACCGCGGCCGCGACGTCGTCGACTGCGTTCGGTCCCTATAATCCAGCTTGGGATGGCTCATCCGACTTCCGTCAGGACATCGAGACCGACTCATCCGTCGAGCGTCACCTCGTCAGCGACACCGTGCAGTACGACCACCTGCCGGCCAACGACACGGTCGCGTTCGTGACCGCGCCCGACGAGCGCTACGACGAGGACGACGCCGAGCGTGTCCGTGAGTTCGTCGCCGAGGGCGGGACGCTCGTCGTCCTCGAGAACTTCGGCGACTCGGGGAACGCGCTGTTGTCCGCTGTCGGTGCCGAGGCGCGAGCCGACGGCCAACTTCTGCGGGACGAACAGCACCACTTTCGCGGGCCGACGATGCCGGTCGCAACGAACGTCACGAACCACACGTCCACGACCGGCGTCGATCAGTTGACCCTCAACTACGCGACGGCGGTCGATCCCGGAAACGCGACCGTACTGGTCAGAACCAGTGACTTCGCCTATCTCGGGCCCGAAGACGACGATCTCGATGAACAGAACGATCTCCGATCGTATCCGGTCGCGACGGTCGAGAACGTGAGCGAGGGCCGGGTCGTTGTCGTCGGCGATCCGAGCATCAGTATCAACGCGATGTACGACGAACCCGACAACGCCGCGTTCGTGCGCGGATTGTACGCCGACGCCGATCACGTGATCATCGACCGGTCCCACGACGCGGCGGTCCCGCCGCTGACTGCCACGTTGCTGGCGATCCGAAACTCGCCGCTGTTACAGTTACTCGTCGGGACGCTCGGAATCGGACTCGTCGGGCTCTTCTCTCGATACGGGATGCGGTCCGGGCTCGAGACCGTCCAGTCACGGTTGCCGGCGCGCGTTCGGCGGTCGGACAGACGCGACAGGACGTCTGCCACCCCCGGTCTGTCCGATACCGAGCGCGCCGAATACCTCCGCCGACGCTATCCCGATTGGGACGAGGAACAGGTTCAGCGAGTGATAACAGCGCTTAACCATCCTCGCTCGGAAGGTGAGGCAGACGAATGA
- a CDS encoding metal-dependent hydrolase, whose protein sequence is MWPWGHLAVAYLIYTGYSWRRNRRSPRALPVVALAIGSQFPDLIDKPFAWTLGLLPGGRTLTHSVFVAALLLPIAYSLARRFGWPEAGMAFAIGHASHLLSDIPPTAILDRDLSATTFLFWPILEPPQYQTPGSILAGFLRYSMGWYEWVQLGLVVVALIAWYYDGAPGLGYGRRALERITGNRGLSEPER, encoded by the coding sequence ATGTGGCCCTGGGGACACCTCGCCGTCGCATACCTAATCTATACGGGCTATAGCTGGCGACGCAACCGCCGATCGCCGCGAGCGCTTCCGGTGGTCGCCCTCGCGATCGGCTCGCAGTTTCCGGACCTGATCGACAAACCGTTCGCGTGGACGCTCGGACTCCTCCCGGGAGGGCGGACACTCACGCATTCGGTCTTCGTCGCGGCGTTGCTGCTTCCGATTGCCTACAGTCTGGCCCGTCGTTTTGGTTGGCCCGAGGCTGGAATGGCGTTCGCTATCGGGCACGCCTCACATCTGCTCTCCGACATCCCGCCGACAGCGATCCTCGATCGAGACCTGTCGGCGACGACGTTTCTGTTCTGGCCCATCCTCGAGCCACCACAGTACCAGACTCCCGGCAGTATTCTCGCCGGCTTCCTGCGGTACTCGATGGGGTGGTACGAGTGGGTCCAGTTAGGGCTCGTTGTCGTCGCGCTCATCGCCTGGTATTACGACGGCGCGCCCGGTCTCGGCTACGGTCGGCGCGCGCTCGAGCGTATCACCGGAAACCGCGGATTGAGCGAGCCGGAACGATGA
- a CDS encoding AAA family ATPase, translated as MSGTTDPAAGTSGDPETVYEELQTEISRVLIGNDEGVEYITIALLTRGHILLEGVPGIAKTTLANLFARTSGLDFNRIQMTPDTLPADITGTHIYRQGAESFELQRGPVFANLVVADEINRATPKTQSALLEAMQERRVTIEGETLALPDPFMVVATQNPIESEGVFQLPEAQRDRFQFKLTLDLPDRTDERELLDRFDEKPNLSPEEVDQVVDPDQLVAARETVQTVHVAPAVKEYVLDLVAATRDHADVAHGASPRATLAFLNGAKARAAIRGRDYVIPDDVKSIAEPVLRHRLVLNTDADLSDVDPVEVVADIVDTIEPPSADTARAFDSAAASDGGNID; from the coding sequence ATGAGCGGTACCACCGATCCGGCTGCCGGGACGAGCGGCGATCCGGAGACCGTCTACGAGGAGTTACAGACCGAAATCAGCCGCGTTCTAATCGGTAATGACGAAGGTGTCGAATATATCACCATTGCACTACTGACCCGCGGTCACATCTTGCTCGAGGGCGTGCCCGGAATCGCCAAGACGACGCTTGCGAATCTTTTCGCACGGACATCCGGGCTCGACTTCAACCGGATCCAGATGACGCCGGACACTCTCCCCGCCGACATCACGGGGACGCACATCTATCGACAGGGCGCGGAGTCGTTCGAACTCCAGCGTGGTCCAGTCTTCGCTAATCTCGTTGTCGCCGACGAAATCAACCGTGCGACGCCGAAGACTCAGAGCGCGCTGCTCGAGGCGATGCAAGAGCGGCGCGTGACGATCGAAGGCGAGACGCTCGCGTTACCGGATCCGTTTATGGTCGTCGCGACCCAGAACCCGATCGAGTCCGAAGGCGTCTTCCAACTGCCGGAAGCACAGCGCGATCGCTTCCAGTTTAAACTGACGCTCGACCTTCCGGATCGGACGGACGAACGCGAACTCCTCGACCGGTTCGATGAGAAACCGAACCTCAGCCCGGAGGAAGTCGACCAAGTCGTCGATCCTGACCAACTCGTCGCTGCCCGCGAAACCGTTCAGACGGTCCACGTCGCACCGGCCGTCAAGGAGTACGTCCTCGATCTGGTCGCCGCGACCCGAGACCACGCCGATGTCGCTCACGGGGCTTCGCCGCGCGCGACACTGGCGTTTCTCAACGGTGCCAAGGCACGGGCTGCGATTCGTGGTCGTGACTATGTCATCCCCGACGACGTGAAATCGATAGCCGAGCCGGTATTGCGCCACCGACTCGTGTTGAACACCGACGCGGACCTGAGCGATGTCGATCCCGTCGAGGTCGTCGCGGATATCGTCGATACGATCGAGCCCCCGAGCGCCGATACGGCTCGGGCGTTCGATTCGGCTGCAGCGAGCGACGGTGGTAATATCGATTGA
- a CDS encoding toxin-antitoxin system TumE family protein, whose amino-acid sequence MGHTVIEDVEDRIGDRVIRRKIIKTDDEQYPSGYRYSLHYGYVDGRGTILRYDNENRTVGRHERHTPDSVDEIEFPGMMDLRDRFIEEVEHHD is encoded by the coding sequence ATGGGACACACGGTCATCGAAGACGTTGAGGACCGCATTGGAGACCGGGTCATCCGACGAAAAATCATCAAAACCGACGACGAGCAGTATCCGAGCGGATATCGGTACTCGCTGCACTACGGATACGTCGATGGCCGTGGGACCATCCTTCGCTACGACAATGAGAATCGGACGGTTGGACGGCACGAACGCCACACCCCTGACAGTGTCGACGAAATCGAATTTCCGGGGATGATGGACCTCCGGGACCGGTTCATTGAGGAGGTCGAACACCATGACTGA
- a CDS encoding ABC transporter permease, with amino-acid sequence MRRLLIKIRAIARLTLQQVRHERGRTVFVVLSIALAVLAVTLLASVGLGVVQTGEERFDQAGQDIWVTADGVELTATGSIENPITDSHRLAADLERRDAVEQASPLAFHGVYVGTEPDSLELVTGLGVPNTHGDLSLESGTGFSKGDSHYANGTYNGPMSQEILIDPQTADRFDVDVGDTLYVGSSRSSATEREFEVVGISSAYSQFLGTSTVTMPLSELQTITGTTGTDRATYVTVTTAEGADRAAVSDAIQQSHPEYDVRTSEEQFESLLSEYLLVLASGATLVVLALVAGVALTVNTLVLVAVQQGEELAALRAIGLSRGFLAGIVGGQGLTLGLIGGLLGLLATPAFAFVLDRVAAQVVGFEDLLRTPPEVYLGGLVIAVGIGTLGAIVAGWRVARDARVDTLHA; translated from the coding sequence ATGCGCCGGCTACTCATCAAAATACGCGCGATCGCCCGACTCACGCTTCAGCAAGTGCGTCATGAACGCGGCCGGACAGTGTTCGTCGTTCTCTCGATCGCACTGGCCGTCCTGGCCGTCACGCTTCTGGCGAGTGTCGGCCTCGGCGTCGTCCAGACCGGCGAGGAACGGTTCGATCAGGCCGGTCAGGACATCTGGGTTACGGCCGATGGCGTTGAGTTGACTGCGACCGGCAGTATCGAAAACCCGATCACCGATTCGCACCGGCTCGCCGCGGACCTCGAGCGACGCGACGCCGTCGAGCAGGCGTCACCGCTCGCGTTCCACGGCGTCTACGTCGGGACGGAACCAGACAGTCTCGAACTGGTGACCGGTCTCGGCGTTCCGAACACCCACGGCGATCTCTCGCTCGAGAGCGGTACCGGGTTCTCGAAAGGCGATAGCCACTATGCGAACGGCACGTACAACGGGCCGATGAGTCAAGAGATACTCATCGATCCACAGACGGCCGATCGATTCGATGTCGACGTCGGCGATACGCTCTACGTCGGGTCGAGTCGATCGAGTGCCACCGAGCGCGAGTTCGAGGTCGTCGGGATATCCTCGGCGTATTCGCAGTTCCTCGGGACCTCGACAGTGACGATGCCGCTCAGCGAACTACAGACGATCACGGGAACCACCGGCACCGATCGGGCGACGTACGTGACAGTTACTACGGCGGAGGGTGCCGACCGGGCGGCTGTTAGCGACGCGATCCAGCAGTCGCATCCCGAATACGATGTCCGGACGAGCGAGGAACAGTTCGAGTCGCTACTGAGTGAGTATCTGTTGGTACTCGCTAGCGGTGCGACGCTCGTCGTATTGGCACTGGTAGCCGGTGTTGCACTGACGGTGAACACGCTCGTCCTCGTGGCCGTCCAGCAGGGGGAGGAACTGGCCGCGTTGCGAGCGATCGGCCTGTCACGCGGGTTCCTTGCCGGGATCGTCGGTGGACAGGGGTTGACGCTCGGACTAATCGGCGGACTCCTCGGTCTCCTCGCGACCCCAGCATTCGCGTTCGTACTCGATCGCGTCGCCGCACAGGTCGTCGGCTTCGAGGACCTGCTGCGGACGCCGCCGGAAGTCTACCTCGGAGGTCTCGTAATCGCAGTCGGTATCGGAACGCTCGGCGCGATCGTCGCCGGGTGGCGCGTGGCACGAGACGCTCGCGTTGATACCCTTCATGCCTAA
- a CDS encoding HVO_A0114 family putative DNA-binding protein has protein sequence MTENTLKITFRQADEHRDAARERLRRAEAGESDESIEQEVRQILNFEEFDDVERLMRTSNLELIEAIAEHKPASIRDTASIVDRDYREVHRNLKELESLGVVEFETSGRSKKPILRGGVDNIDVSIQFPPTRNGEQQGVSA, from the coding sequence ATGACTGAAAACACGCTCAAAATCACGTTTCGCCAGGCCGACGAACACCGCGATGCCGCTCGAGAGCGACTGCGCCGCGCTGAAGCCGGCGAGAGCGACGAGTCGATCGAACAGGAGGTACGCCAAATACTGAACTTCGAGGAGTTCGACGATGTTGAGCGTCTTATGCGAACATCAAACCTCGAACTCATCGAAGCAATAGCTGAGCACAAACCAGCAAGCATCCGCGATACCGCCTCGATCGTTGACCGAGACTACCGGGAAGTCCACCGGAACCTCAAAGAACTCGAGTCGTTAGGTGTTGTCGAGTTTGAAACCAGTGGCCGGAGCAAGAAGCCGATTCTTCGCGGTGGCGTCGACAATATCGACGTCTCCATCCAGTTCCCACCTACAAGAAATGGCGAGCAGCAGGGAGTATCCGCCTAG
- a CDS encoding IS630-like element ISNpe13 family transposase, with protein MTGREKKIVRHLSEEDLDRLLGEADDQKEFERLVFIKRLYKGATLKEAADDVGKSEGTATNWVNRWNEGGLGKLTPNFGGGRPPKLDEDQQDELIDRLREGQPWKKQEIQHLLDEEFDVEYHPHYLPTFLHNLGLSYAIPRTKRPDRPDNAEEILDERVEYAFDEDAHDQPHNKRESDDDDDEEKWRTDEDICTDGGTVVGFFDVSHPQPWDNSQRLYTVDEPHITRPLVKIDTPAAGFYALNGESVLSFPPNQEKEQICGCFEEIREQNPGKRILLVLDNFSSHVCKHTRKRAHELGIDLVFLPVGSPDLNPIEPVWKSLKWESSPLIVNGEDEYRRLLDELFDQLTEKLSFAASWIDNHLSGFLNKIC; from the coding sequence GTGACTGGTCGAGAGAAGAAAATCGTGCGACACCTGAGTGAAGAAGATCTGGATCGTCTTCTCGGCGAGGCAGACGATCAGAAGGAATTCGAACGCCTCGTGTTCATCAAACGGCTGTACAAGGGTGCCACGCTGAAGGAAGCCGCCGACGACGTCGGGAAATCTGAGGGCACCGCCACGAACTGGGTTAACCGCTGGAACGAAGGAGGTCTCGGCAAACTCACTCCGAACTTCGGGGGCGGTCGGCCCCCGAAGCTCGACGAAGACCAACAAGACGAACTCATCGATCGACTACGTGAGGGACAACCGTGGAAAAAACAGGAGATTCAGCACCTTCTCGACGAGGAGTTCGACGTCGAATATCATCCACACTACCTCCCAACGTTCCTACACAATCTCGGCCTTTCCTACGCCATTCCTCGGACAAAACGGCCTGATCGACCCGACAACGCCGAAGAGATCCTCGACGAACGCGTTGAGTACGCGTTCGACGAGGATGCTCACGACCAGCCACATAATAAGCGCGAGAGTGACGACGATGACGACGAAGAGAAGTGGCGTACCGATGAGGATATCTGCACTGATGGCGGGACTGTGGTGGGATTTTTCGATGTCTCGCATCCACAACCATGGGACAACTCTCAGCGACTGTATACGGTCGATGAACCACATATCACTCGGCCGCTGGTGAAAATCGATACACCAGCGGCCGGGTTCTATGCGCTCAACGGAGAGAGCGTGCTGTCGTTCCCACCGAACCAGGAGAAAGAACAAATCTGTGGGTGTTTCGAGGAGATCCGCGAGCAGAATCCCGGCAAGCGGATTCTGCTCGTGTTGGATAACTTTTCGTCACACGTCTGCAAGCACACGCGCAAGCGTGCTCATGAACTCGGGATTGATCTGGTGTTCCTTCCGGTTGGTTCCCCGGACCTCAACCCAATCGAACCTGTCTGGAAGAGTCTCAAGTGGGAGTCTTCGCCGTTGATTGTTAACGGCGAAGACGAGTACCGGAGACTCCTTGACGAACTGTTCGACCAACTGACCGAGAAACTGAGTTTCGCTGCATCGTGGATTGACAATCACCTCAGTGGATTTCTCAATAAGATTTGCTAA
- the tnpA gene encoding IS200/IS605-like element ISNpe10 family transposase yields MKTTRHATYNLNYHIVWLPKYRQLGLVNEVASRIRSILHEIADDKGVEILDLTVQPDHVHLFVSSPPKNEPALLANWFKGISSRKYNHRYADHDGEKIGWARGYYAGTAGHVSSETVENYIQQHKEGDS; encoded by the coding sequence ATGAAGACCACACGGCACGCAACCTACAACCTCAACTACCACATAGTGTGGTTGCCGAAGTACCGTCAATTGGGGCTCGTTAATGAGGTTGCCAGCCGTATCCGGTCCATCCTTCACGAAATAGCCGACGACAAAGGCGTCGAAATACTCGACCTCACCGTACAGCCCGACCACGTTCACCTGTTCGTCAGTAGCCCGCCCAAGAACGAACCGGCGCTACTCGCCAACTGGTTCAAGGGTATCTCCTCGCGCAAGTACAACCACCGCTACGCCGACCACGACGGCGAGAAAATCGGATGGGCGCGAGGATACTACGCAGGGACCGCCGGGCACGTTTCGAGTGAGACTGTCGAGAACTACATCCAACAGCACAAGGAGGGCGATTCGTGA